From the genome of Methylomonas sp. UP202, one region includes:
- the ileS gene encoding isoleucine--tRNA ligase: MDYKQTLNLPKTEFAMKANLAQREPEMLKQWNENQLYQKIREVCAGRPKFILHDGPPYANGAIHIGHAVNKVLKDIIVKSKTLAGFDAPYVPGWDCHGLPIELMVEKSVGKAGVKVSPAEFRKECRAYAKKQVGIQKEEFIRLGVLGDWDNPYLTMDFAFEADIVRALGRIAAKGHLSKGFKPVHWCTDCGSALAEAEVEYEDKHSPAIDVRFAVVDEHAFMEKCHHAGDREGKGPLSVVIWTTTPWTLPANQAVALNPELEYAVVQCEIDGQTERLLLAEALLKDAVLRYGIGEHHIVGYCKGNALEGLLLQHPFYDRQVPIILGEHVTTDAGTGAVHTAPGHGQEDYVVGMKYDLPVDNPVGGNGVFLPGTELFAGLHVFSANDKVLDVLREHGKLLHHHALLHSYPHCWRHKTPIIFRATPQWFISMNQNGLRDTALNEVKRVDWVPDWGQARIEAMISNRPDWCISRQRTWGVPIAFFVHKESGELHPRSAELIERVAQRIEQHGIDAWFELDAAELLGAEAEDYEKVADTLDVWFDSGVTHAAVLERREQLKFPADLYLEGSDQHRGWFQSSLMASVAMNDVAPYKEVLTHGFTVDAEGKKMSKSKGNVVLPQTVMKSLGADVLRLWVASTDYRYEMSVSDEILKRTSDAYRRLRNTARFLLANLDGFDPAQHLVGKNDLLALDRWAVDKAWQLQEEIKTAYDDYQFQVIYQKVLNFCSIDLGGFYLDIVKDRQYTAKEDCLARRSGQTAMYHVVEALVRWLAPITSYTADEIWSVIPGQRGESVFMETWYQGLFPLEADATINRDTWDKVMAVRAAVSKELEALRKDGAIGASLNAEVELYCDEVYGAELNKLGKELHFIFITSNAGVSDMRFCPDDAVATDIDGLKVKVSVSEQQKCVRCWHQRYDIGEHPEHPELCGRCVENVAGVGETRLYA, translated from the coding sequence ATGGACTACAAACAAACCCTGAACCTCCCCAAGACCGAGTTCGCGATGAAAGCCAATCTGGCTCAACGCGAGCCGGAGATGCTGAAACAGTGGAACGAAAACCAGCTGTATCAAAAAATTCGCGAGGTTTGCGCCGGCCGGCCCAAATTCATTTTGCACGACGGCCCCCCTTACGCCAACGGTGCAATTCACATCGGTCATGCCGTCAATAAGGTCCTGAAAGATATCATCGTCAAATCGAAGACCCTGGCCGGTTTCGATGCACCCTATGTGCCGGGCTGGGATTGCCACGGCTTGCCGATCGAATTGATGGTTGAAAAATCGGTCGGCAAGGCCGGCGTCAAGGTTTCGCCGGCCGAATTTCGCAAGGAATGCCGCGCTTACGCCAAGAAACAGGTTGGCATTCAAAAAGAAGAGTTCATTCGTCTCGGGGTATTGGGCGATTGGGACAATCCCTATCTGACGATGGATTTCGCCTTCGAGGCCGACATCGTCCGCGCCTTGGGTCGCATCGCCGCCAAGGGCCATCTCAGCAAGGGTTTCAAGCCGGTGCACTGGTGTACCGATTGCGGCTCGGCGCTCGCCGAGGCGGAAGTCGAATACGAGGACAAGCATTCGCCGGCGATCGACGTGCGCTTTGCCGTCGTCGACGAGCATGCCTTCATGGAAAAATGCCATCACGCCGGCGACCGCGAAGGTAAAGGCCCGCTGTCGGTGGTGATCTGGACTACCACGCCGTGGACCTTGCCCGCCAACCAGGCCGTGGCTTTGAATCCGGAGCTGGAATACGCCGTGGTGCAATGCGAGATCGACGGCCAGACCGAGCGGCTGCTATTGGCCGAGGCCTTGTTGAAAGACGCCGTGTTGCGTTACGGTATCGGCGAGCACCACATCGTCGGCTACTGCAAAGGCAACGCGCTGGAAGGCTTGTTGTTGCAGCATCCGTTCTATGACCGGCAAGTGCCGATCATCCTCGGCGAACACGTCACCACCGATGCCGGTACCGGCGCCGTGCATACCGCGCCCGGCCACGGCCAGGAAGACTATGTGGTTGGCATGAAATACGATTTGCCGGTCGATAATCCGGTCGGCGGTAACGGCGTGTTTTTGCCCGGCACCGAATTGTTCGCTGGACTGCACGTATTCAGCGCCAACGACAAAGTGTTGGACGTGTTGCGCGAACACGGCAAGTTACTGCACCACCATGCTTTGCTGCACAGCTATCCGCATTGCTGGCGCCACAAAACCCCAATTATCTTCCGAGCCACCCCGCAATGGTTTATTTCGATGAACCAAAACGGCTTGCGCGACACCGCATTGAACGAAGTCAAGCGCGTCGATTGGGTGCCGGACTGGGGACAAGCGCGGATCGAGGCGATGATCTCCAATCGCCCGGATTGGTGTATTTCCCGCCAGCGCACCTGGGGCGTGCCGATTGCCTTTTTTGTGCATAAAGAAAGCGGCGAGCTGCATCCGCGCAGTGCCGAATTGATCGAACGAGTCGCGCAGCGTATCGAACAACACGGCATTGATGCCTGGTTCGAGCTGGATGCGGCTGAGTTATTGGGTGCTGAAGCGGAAGACTACGAAAAAGTCGCTGACACGTTGGATGTCTGGTTCGACTCCGGCGTGACCCACGCCGCCGTGTTGGAACGCCGCGAGCAACTGAAATTTCCGGCCGATTTGTATCTGGAAGGCTCGGACCAACATCGCGGTTGGTTCCAGTCGTCGCTGATGGCCTCGGTGGCGATGAACGACGTCGCGCCTTATAAGGAAGTGTTGACCCACGGCTTCACGGTCGATGCCGAAGGCAAGAAAATGTCCAAATCCAAGGGCAACGTGGTGCTGCCGCAAACGGTGATGAAATCGCTGGGCGCCGACGTGTTGCGGCTTTGGGTGGCCAGTACCGACTACCGCTACGAAATGTCGGTCTCCGACGAAATCTTGAAACGCACTTCCGACGCCTATCGCCGCTTGCGCAATACCGCGCGCTTTTTGCTGGCAAATCTGGACGGCTTCGACCCGGCTCAGCATTTGGTCGGTAAAAACGACCTGCTGGCCCTGGACCGCTGGGCGGTCGACAAGGCCTGGCAGTTGCAGGAAGAAATTAAAACGGCTTACGACGATTACCAATTCCAGGTGATCTATCAAAAAGTGCTGAATTTCTGCAGCATCGACCTGGGCGGGTTTTATCTGGACATCGTCAAGGACAGGCAATACACCGCTAAGGAAGATTGTCTGGCGCGCCGCTCCGGCCAAACTGCGATGTATCACGTGGTGGAGGCGCTGGTACGCTGGCTGGCACCCATTACCAGCTATACCGCCGACGAAATCTGGTCTGTCATTCCCGGCCAGCGCGGCGAATCGGTATTTATGGAAACCTGGTATCAAGGCCTGTTCCCGTTGGAGGCCGATGCCACGATCAATCGCGACACTTGGGACAAGGTCATGGCAGTGCGCGCGGCGGTTTCCAAGGAACTGGAAGCTCTGCGTAAAGACGGGGCGATTGGCGCGTCGTTGAATGCCGAAGTCGAACTTTACTGCGACGAGGTCTACGGCGCGGAATTGAACAAGCTGGGCAAGGAGCTGCACTTCATCTTCATTACGTCGAACGCCGGCGTTTCCGATATGCGATTCTGCCCGGACGATGCGGTCGCAACCGACATCGACGGCTTGAAGGTCAAGGTCAGCGTCTCCGAACAACAAAAATGCGTGCGTTGCTGGCATCAGCGCTACGACATCGGCGAACATCCGGAGCATCCGGAGTTGTGCGGCCGGTGCGTCGAGAACGTGGCGGGCGTAGGCGAGACGCGATTGTATGCTTAA
- the lspA gene encoding signal peptidase II translates to MLKWLWVSVLVLVLDQASKLAIDAHFQLYESIPLLPNFNLTYARNTGAAFSFLAQVGGWQRWLFAGLAVVMSGIIGIWLYRLKRHETMMAWALSLVLGGAIGNLIDRVAYGYVIDFLDVFYRDWHWPVFNIADSAICVGVGLMVLESFGIGRRTAEVLE, encoded by the coding sequence ATGCTTAAGTGGTTATGGGTTTCCGTATTGGTGTTGGTGCTCGATCAGGCCAGCAAACTGGCGATCGACGCCCACTTTCAGCTCTACGAATCAATTCCGCTGTTGCCGAATTTCAATTTGACTTACGCCCGCAATACCGGCGCCGCGTTCAGTTTTCTGGCCCAGGTCGGGGGATGGCAGCGCTGGCTGTTCGCCGGACTGGCGGTAGTGATGAGCGGTATTATCGGCATTTGGCTGTACAGGCTGAAACGGCACGAAACCATGATGGCCTGGGCCTTGTCGCTGGTGTTGGGCGGGGCGATCGGCAATCTGATAGATCGGGTCGCCTATGGCTACGTGATCGATTTTCTCGATGTTTTTTACCGGGATTGGCACTGGCCCGTCTTTAATATTGCGGATTCGGCGATCTGCGTCGGCGTTGGTTTGATGGTGTTGGAGAGCTTCGGCATCGGGCGACGAACGGCGGAGGTTCTGGAGTAG
- the pgi gene encoding glucose-6-phosphate isomerase yields the protein MSKLIESAEWKAVKQHHQQIAGKFCMKDAFDKDKHRFDNFSVTFNDLLFDYSKNLITEETLPLLIQLAERAKLKEKTEAMFSGSIINTTEKRAVLHTALRNRSNTPVYFRGEDVMPEINAVLSRMRVFTEQVRSGAWTGYTGKAITDIVNIGIGGSDLGPKMVDTALTPYGKEGLKAHFVSNVDQTDIVETLAPLNPETTLFLISSKTFTTQETMTNARSARNWFLKTARDPGHMAKHFIAISTNEEKVKEFGIDPRNMYEFWDWVGGRYSLWSVIGMSVALYIGMDNFEELLMGAHLADQHFRTAPYQQNIPVIMGLLGIWYNNFFEAETYAILPYAQSLKYFADYFQQGDMESNGKSATVNGDKVDYNTGPIIWGQPGTNGQHAFFQLIHQGTKLIPGDFLAAAQSQYDLPDHHDILISNFLAQAEALMRGKTEAEVRNDLSHEPNLDDALIASKIFEGNKPSNAFLFKKLTPRTLGMLIAFYEHKIFVQGVIWNINSFDQMGVELGKVLARAILPQLKNEDVIDDHDSSTNGLINAYKRLRKA from the coding sequence ATGTCCAAACTAATCGAATCCGCCGAATGGAAAGCCGTCAAACAACACCACCAACAAATTGCCGGCAAATTTTGCATGAAGGATGCGTTCGACAAGGATAAACATCGCTTCGACAACTTCTCGGTGACCTTCAATGATTTACTGTTTGATTACTCCAAGAATCTCATCACCGAGGAAACGCTGCCGCTGTTGATTCAGCTTGCGGAACGCGCCAAGCTGAAGGAAAAAACCGAGGCGATGTTCTCCGGCTCCATCATTAATACCACGGAAAAACGCGCTGTCTTGCATACCGCGCTACGAAATCGCAGCAACACGCCGGTTTATTTTCGCGGCGAGGACGTCATGCCCGAAATCAACGCCGTGTTGTCGCGCATGCGGGTATTCACCGAACAAGTCCGTTCCGGCGCCTGGACCGGCTATACCGGCAAGGCGATTACCGACATCGTCAATATCGGCATTGGCGGCTCCGATTTGGGGCCGAAAATGGTCGATACCGCGCTAACTCCCTACGGTAAGGAGGGCTTGAAAGCCCACTTCGTTTCGAATGTCGACCAGACCGACATCGTCGAAACCCTGGCGCCGCTAAACCCGGAAACCACCCTGTTTTTGATTTCATCCAAAACCTTCACGACCCAGGAAACCATGACCAACGCACGTTCGGCGCGCAACTGGTTTCTCAAAACCGCGCGGGACCCCGGACACATGGCCAAACACTTCATTGCGATTTCCACCAACGAAGAAAAGGTCAAGGAATTCGGCATCGACCCGCGGAATATGTACGAATTCTGGGACTGGGTCGGCGGCCGCTATTCGCTGTGGTCGGTGATCGGCATGTCGGTCGCGTTGTACATCGGGATGGACAACTTCGAGGAGCTGTTGATGGGCGCGCACTTGGCCGACCAACATTTTCGTACCGCGCCCTATCAGCAAAATATCCCGGTCATCATGGGCCTACTTGGGATTTGGTATAACAACTTCTTCGAAGCCGAAACCTACGCAATCCTACCGTATGCGCAATCGCTAAAATACTTCGCCGACTATTTCCAGCAGGGCGACATGGAAAGCAACGGCAAGAGCGCGACGGTCAATGGCGACAAAGTCGATTACAACACCGGCCCCATCATCTGGGGCCAGCCCGGCACCAACGGCCAGCATGCGTTTTTTCAGTTGATCCACCAAGGCACCAAACTGATACCCGGCGACTTTTTGGCGGCGGCTCAGAGCCAGTACGATTTGCCGGATCATCACGACATCCTGATTTCCAATTTCCTGGCGCAGGCCGAAGCGCTAATGCGCGGCAAGACCGAAGCCGAAGTCCGTAACGACCTAAGTCACGAACCTAATCTGGACGACGCGCTGATTGCCTCGAAAATTTTCGAAGGCAATAAACCGTCCAATGCCTTTTTATTCAAAAAGCTGACGCCGAGAACGCTAGGAATGCTGATCGCGTTTTACGAACACAAAATCTTTGTGCAAGGCGTGATCTGGAACATCAATTCGTTCGACCAGATGGGCGTGGAACTCGGCAAAGTGCTGGCTCGCGCCATTCTTCCGCAATTGAAGAATGAGGATGTCATCGACGACCACGACTCTTCTACCAATGGTTTGATCAACGCTTACAAACGCTTACGGAAAGCTTGA